The proteins below are encoded in one region of Flavobacterium sp. IMCC34852:
- the udk gene encoding uridine kinase, producing MLIIGIAGGTGSGKTTVVHQIMNELPETEVGVISQDSYYKENHNLSFEERALINFDHPRAIDFELLVQQLKDLKAGKTIEQPVYSFITHNRTDDTIITHPRKVMIVEGILILTNPELRDLFDVKVFVHADSDERLIRRLKRDIAERGRDMEEVLNRYQTTLKPMHQQFIEPTKAFADIIIPNDKYNTVAIDVVRAVINQRIT from the coding sequence ATGCTGATTATCGGAATTGCCGGTGGAACAGGAAGCGGAAAAACAACTGTCGTTCACCAAATCATGAATGAATTGCCCGAGACGGAAGTGGGTGTCATTTCTCAAGACTCTTATTATAAAGAAAATCACAATTTAAGCTTTGAAGAAAGAGCCTTAATCAATTTTGATCATCCTCGTGCTATCGATTTTGAACTTTTAGTCCAACAATTAAAGGACTTAAAAGCAGGCAAAACCATCGAACAGCCGGTTTACTCTTTCATCACACACAACAGAACCGATGACACTATAATCACACATCCGCGAAAAGTAATGATTGTGGAAGGTATTTTAATCTTAACCAATCCTGAACTACGCGATTTATTTGATGTAAAAGTATTCGTTCACGCCGATTCTGATGAACGCTTAATTCGAAGATTAAAAAGAGATATCGCCGAAAGAGGACGTGACATGGAAGAAGTTTTAAATCGCTACCAAACTACGCTAAAACCCATGCACCAACAGTTTATTGAGCCCACCAAAGCCTTTGCCGATATCATTATTCCAAACGACAAATACAATACAGTAGCCATAGATGTGGTTAGAGCGGTAATCAACCAAAGAATAACCTAA